One genomic region from Terriglobus aquaticus encodes:
- a CDS encoding purine-nucleoside phosphorylase, protein MHLFRRSTLALALLCGMRAVAQGPSATGQRPIPVKAVVVTMFEIGKDTGDAPGEFQYWVEREHLNHRYALPAAYHDALMNDDGVLGIVTGMGTLRASSTIMALGLDPRFDLSHAYWIVAGIGGIDPQAGTLGSAVWSDWIVDGDYAYEFDAREIPKDWSTGYVPLRKKTPYEEPRTDDNGMAFQLNSKLVDWAVRQTEHTPLMDLPGLQERRLQFAGDAAHTAPRVQRGTAMSSSTYYHGRKLSEWARAWVRYQTGGKGTYAISGMEDSGTLYSLSQLAKTGRVDMNRVLVLRTASNFDQQPASEPLADEAFSSKIASYSALQPSLENAFRVGDAVVHELVQGWPKYRDTVPAAQ, encoded by the coding sequence ATGCATCTTTTTCGCAGAAGTACGTTGGCGCTCGCCCTGCTGTGTGGAATGCGCGCCGTGGCACAAGGGCCATCCGCTACCGGGCAGCGTCCCATCCCGGTCAAGGCCGTCGTCGTCACTATGTTCGAGATCGGCAAGGACACCGGGGACGCGCCCGGCGAGTTCCAGTACTGGGTTGAGCGCGAACACCTGAACCATCGCTACGCGCTGCCAGCCGCGTATCACGACGCCTTGATGAACGACGACGGTGTGCTCGGCATCGTGACCGGCATGGGAACGTTGCGCGCCAGCAGCACCATCATGGCCCTGGGGCTTGATCCAAGATTCGATCTGTCGCATGCGTACTGGATCGTCGCGGGCATCGGCGGCATCGATCCGCAGGCCGGCACGCTTGGGTCGGCGGTGTGGTCGGACTGGATCGTGGACGGGGATTACGCGTACGAATTCGATGCCCGCGAGATACCGAAAGATTGGTCGACAGGGTACGTTCCATTGCGGAAGAAGACTCCGTACGAAGAGCCCAGGACCGATGACAACGGTATGGCGTTTCAACTGAACAGCAAGCTCGTCGACTGGGCGGTCCGCCAGACGGAGCACACTCCGCTGATGGACCTGCCCGGCTTGCAGGAGCGCCGTCTACAGTTTGCGGGCGATGCCGCGCATACCGCGCCCCGGGTGCAGCGCGGAACTGCGATGTCTTCCAGCACGTACTATCACGGGCGCAAGTTGAGCGAGTGGGCGCGCGCGTGGGTGCGCTACCAGACTGGCGGCAAGGGCACTTATGCAATCAGCGGCATGGAGGATTCGGGAACGCTGTACTCGTTGAGCCAGCTTGCGAAGACCGGTCGCGTTGACATGAACCGCGTGCTCGTTTTGCGGACAGCAAGCAACTTCGATCAGCAGCCAGCGAGTGAGCCGCTGGCCGACGAGGCGTTCAGCAGCAAGATCGCAAGCTACAGCGCCCTGCAGCCGTCATTGGAAAATGCATTTCGAGTCGGCGATGCGGTTGTGCACGAACTAGTGCAGGGTTGGCCGAAATATCGCGATACGGTCCCGGCCGCCCAGTAG